In Rutidosis leptorrhynchoides isolate AG116_Rl617_1_P2 chromosome 2, CSIRO_AGI_Rlap_v1, whole genome shotgun sequence, one genomic interval encodes:
- the LOC139888218 gene encoding uncharacterized protein — translation MENNDDCISDKMSRKHSPISQTYASGLYGKLVNVSRVGNEYQTEIPSLITISEYLEYIPNEFLIGLDIPVVWINQKNMNDNMDNVLVPGCVLKTWSEMEKRSFVLGLYIFEKNFVLVKWFMESKKIGEILSYYYGEFYRGDEYKRWSDCRKSRGKKCVLGQRIFSGLRQQEFLARLFPRVSHECQNSLMEVSRTFEEGGISLEHYMISLKTLIGIEMLIDAVAIGKSKQDLTGSGIEPTKENQAIHIRPEIPIGKACSSLTAAEIAMFLTGDYRLSKARSNDLFWEAVWPRLLARGWHSEQPSGYNYATNGKHSLVFLMPGVKKFSRKLVKGEGYLDSVTDVLNKVALDPQLIELDCEENEKIDVKIEDEEEEKDKLKFREKRKIHFYLKPRAPNPSKGNVLMKCTVVDTSLSGGKVVRVTDLGLLKLNSRCRSDEIHSELVSSDESDKAKELVDREERVKKQKVFDDRKIPRDSDEGPMRKVVMKDNMSRKSKQEISGHRAKRRRRLTACSQVESSLERDMCSSSHVGSSSQANNNNNKLSSNLSFNSRCSSIDSVEDERNGRSPHGMNLIDLNVTPECGNVDFVKEVKDERNGRGPQKEGGENVVGCKEKENGGGLGRRQGARNRPPTARALEAYANGFLTVNSRKKSKGEEEEYENMLDYGYKLSKSKKYQKRGGEVGIVSDASSIVKGDDENGEIDK, via the exons ATGGAGAACAATGATGATTGTATCAGTGATAAAATGTCAAGAAAACATTCACCTATTTCGCAAACGTACGCGTCTGGACTGTATGGAAAATTAGTAAACGTTTCTCGTGTGGGTAACGAGTACCAAACCGAAATCCCATCACTGATTACGATTTCAGAGTATCTTGAATACATACCGAACGAGTTCTTGATAGGATTAGATATACCAGTAGTTTGGATTAATCAAAAAAATATGAACGATAATATGGATAACGTTCTTGTTCCTGGGTGCGTTTTGAAAACATGGAGTGAGATGGAAAAACGTAGCTTTGTGCTGGGGTTGTATATATTCGAGAAGAATTTTGTTTTGGTGAAATGGTTTATGGAGAGTAAAAAGATCGGGGAGATATTGTCGTATTATTATGGTGAGTTTTATCGGGGCGATGAATATAAACGATGGTCAGATTGTAGAAAAAGCAGAGGCAAAAAGTGCGTTTTAGGACAACGGATATTTAGTGGATTAAGACAACAAGAGTTTCTTGCTCGTTTGTTTCCTCGTGTGTCTCACGAGTGCCAGAATTCGCTCATGGAG GTTTCTAGGACATTTGAAGAAGGGGGTATATCACTCGAACACTACATGATTTCTTTGAAAACGTTGATTGGGATCGAAATGTTGATTGACGCAGTTGCAATCGGAAAAAGTAAGCAAGATTTAACAGGCAGTGGTATAGAACCCACTAAAGAAAACCAAGCGATACACATTCGGCCCGAAATACCGATTGGAAAAGCTTGTTCGTCTCTGACTGCAGCGGAAATCGCCATGTTTTTAACCGGTGATTATCGGCTAAGTAAAGCTCGATCCAATGATCTTTTTTGGGAAGCGGTTTGGCCTCGTTTGCTTGCACGAGGATGGCACTCAGAACAACCGAGCGGGTACAATTACGCTACAAACGGGAAACATTCTTTAGTGTTCTTGATGCCTGGTGTTAAAAAGTTCTCAAGAAAACTAGTCAAAGGAGAAGGTTATTTGGATTCTGTAACGGATGTTTTGAATAAAGTTGCGTTGGACCCACAACTTATTGAACTCGATTGTGAGGAAAACGAGAAAATTGACGTGAAAATAGAagacgaagaagaagaaaaagacaaACTCAAGTTTCGTGAAAAGCGGAAAATCCACTTTTATCTTAAACCGCGAGCTCCGAACCCGAGTAAAGGCAACGTTTTAATGAAGTGTACAGTTGTTGATACGAGTTTAAGTGGCGGAAAGGTTGTTAGGGTAACAGATTTGGGACTGTTGAAGTTGAATTCGAGATGCCGTTCTGATGAAATTCATAGCGAGTTGGTTTCTAGTGATGAATCGGATAAAGCTAAAGAATTGGTGGATCGAGAAGAGCGCGTTAAGAAACAGAAAGTGTTTGATGACAGAAAAATACCCCGGGATTCAGACGAGGGTCCCATGAGGAAAGTTGTTATGAAAGACAATATGAGTAGGAAGTCGAAACAAGAAATTTCAGGGCATCGTGCAAAAAGGCGTAGGAGGTTAACTGCGTGCAGTCAGGTTGAGTCTAGCTTGGAACGAGATATGTGTTCATCATCTCATGTGGGTTCGTCGTCtcaagctaataataataataataagttgtcatCAAATTTGAGTTTTAACTCAAGATGCAGCTCAATTGATAGTGTTGAAGATGAAAGAAACGGGCGGAGCCCACATGGGATGAATTTAATTGATTTGAATGTTACACCTGAATGTGGGAATGTTGACTTTGTGAAGGAAGTGAAAGATGAAAGAAACGGGCGGGGCCCACAGAAAGAAGGAGGTGAAAATGTTGTTGGTTGTAAAGAGAAAGAAAATGGTGGTGGTTTGGGGAGGAGGCAGGGGGCGCGAAATAGGCCACCAACTGCACGAGCATTGGAAGCTTATGCCAACGGTTTTTTAACTGTTAATAGTAGGAAGAAGAgtaaaggagaagaagaagaatatgAGAACATGTTGGATTATGGTTATAAACTTTCGAAATCGAAAAAATATCAAAAAAGAGGTGGTGAAGTTGGGATTGTTAGTGATGCTTCTTCAATTGTGAAGGGAGATGATGAAAATGGAGAAATTGATAAGTAG